In Aedes albopictus strain Foshan chromosome 3, AalbF5, whole genome shotgun sequence, the following are encoded in one genomic region:
- the LOC134284115 gene encoding uncharacterized protein LOC134284115, which yields MSDSETPRGVLKTISKRNILEALTGSRSEEAPPVPSVAEQKIAKQVLEKKKAMESKLEVLTDRRDLITEKLIRMKESLREGVSIHLLSLHLETLRRCADEFDKVHVEMSALLPKEQRTVIRQEYAVFEDIHNELYVDLQTRIAQAQEAGRVNPGTSHSLSIPGVQQPIIVQAAAPQLHAPFPTFDGTPENWYSFKSLFNSIMAKYQNETPAMKILHLRNSLEGDAKSKIDQDVVNNNDYEKAWKILEDAYEDKRLILDAHIDAILNCANVSKDNQAKSISELVETCSKHVDALEGHSFPVEGLGELILLNVIYKKLDKVTQEQWEMKVPKGEVPEYETFIEFLRERGRVLQRTNRSEQQQKGQPTVQTRQRDAVVGHKVPAHPRKSFIQTSTETCPCCQAEHSIYKCSKFQNMNFVERKSVAARVGLCYNCLKRNHRAIDCESDQGCKVQGCGRKHHSLLHPSEQTRSSFPVTLEDANESNRQEADGARATTMSAQTVRIETAKRQVLLSTAEVLVVGHGGSTVKCRALLDSGSDSHILTEKLANRLKLKMSRIDLPISGLNDIQTKVRHLVSTKIRSRINSYTTRELDFLVVPKISANIPLAEIDSRSWKIPTGIQLADPSFHVAAEVDLIIGNEIFFDLVRSGRLKLQNSSITLAETELGWVAGGSVLMKRSAQRTRVCQFSRQEQKHRPLSAAEAAAEQSHRETHARDEPDRFEVRFPFNGKKFQLGDPYVMAMKHGGWLVSLSKNPEERKQNYNDMMEVNLNKKKNMISATAKDRTKTYYRSREWLQGSEHLLSQRSQRGVNVYAK from the coding sequence ATGAGCGATAGTGAAACACCGCGGGGAGTGTTGAAAACGATTTCGAAACGAAATATTTTGGAAGCGTTAACGGGATCGCGAAGTGAGGAAGCACCGCCAGTTCCATCGGTGGCGGAACAAAAGATTGCAAAACAAGTTCTTGAGAAGAAGAAAGCGATGGAATCGAAACTGGAAGTGTTGACGGATCGGCGTGATCTCATCACGGAGAAATTGATACGAATGAAGGAGTCATTGCGAGAAGGTGTCAGCATACATTTGCTCAGCCTTCACCTTGAAACACTGCGGCGGTGCGCGGATGAGTTCGATAAGGTTCATGTCGAAATGTCCGCACTGCTGCCGAAGGAACAACGAACCGTAATACGTCAGGAGTATGCGGTATTCGAGGACATCCACAACGAACTTTACGTTGATTTGCAAACACGAATCGCCCAAGCGCAGGAGGCAGGTCGCGTAAATCCAGGTACGTCACACAGTTTAAGCATTCCAGGTGTCCAGCAGCCGATTATCGTGCAGGCAGCTGCCCCGCAATTGCACGCTCCGTTTCCAACATTTGATGGGACACCGGAGAACTGGTATAGCTTCAAGAGCCTCTTCAACAGCATCATGGCGAAATATCAGAACGAGACACCGGCGATGAAGATATTGCACTTGCGTAATTCTCTCGAAGGTGATGCGAAGAGCAAAATTGACCAAGACGTCGTGAACAACAACGACTACGAGAAGGCCTGGAAGATTCTTGAGGATGCCTATGAGGATAAGCGGCTTATATTGGATGCGCACATCGACGCTATTTTGAATTGCGCAAACGTTAGCAAGGACAACCAAGCGAAATCGATTTCGGAACTAGTGGAAACCTGCTCGAAGCATGTTGATGCCTTGGAGGGTCACAGCTTTCCTGTCGAAGGTCTGGGAGAGTTGATTTTGCTTAACGTTATCTACAAAAAGTTGGACAAAGTGACACAGGAGCAGTGGGAGATGAAGGTGCCCAAAGGAGAGGTACCAGAATACGAAACGTTCATAGAGTTTCTTCGTGAACGAGGACGCGTTCTGCAGCGAACGAATCGCTCAGAGCAGCAGCAGAAGGGACAACCAACGGTTCAAACGAGACAACGTGATGCAGTAGTTGGTCACAAGGTGCCAGCACATCCACGGAAGTCTTTTATCCAAACATCTACAGAAACGTGTCCGTGCTGTCAGGCCGAGCACTCGATCTACAAGTGTTCGAAGTTCCAGAACATGAATTTCGTTGAACGGAAGTCTGTAGCCGCAAGGGTAGGCTTGTGCTACAACTGTTTGAAAAGAAATCATCGGGCCATTGATTGCGAGTCCGATCAGGGGTGCAAGGTCCAAGGTTGTGGTCGGAAGCATCATAGTCTTTTGcaccccagcgaacaaaccagGTCTTCGTTTCCAGTCACGCTGGAAGATGCCAACGAATCAAATAGGCAGGAAGCAGATGGTGCACGTGCAACTACAATGAGCGCACAGACCGTGCGCATAGAAACGGCAAAACGGCAGGTGCTGCTGTCAACTGCAGAGGTCTTGGTGGTGGGACATGGAGGATCCACCGTCAAATGTCGGGCATTGCTGGATTCGGGTTCTGACAGTCATATTCTCACAGAGAAATTGGCCAATAGATTGAAGCTGAAGATGAGCCGAATCGACCTCCCAATCAGCGGCCTCAACGACATCCAAACAAAAGTAAGACATCTTGTGTCGACAAAAATTCGGTCTCGGATCAACTCGTATACAACGAGAGAATTGGATTTCTTAGTCGTACCCAAAATTTCAGCGAATATTCCACTGGCTGAGATTGATTCTAGATCCTGGAAGATACCAACCGGCATACAGCTAGCGGATCCATCATTCCATGTTGCAGCAGAAGTAGATTTGATCATCGGCAACGAAATATTCTTCGACTTGGTTAGGAGTGGGCGTTTGAAGCTACAAAACAGTTCGATTACGTTGGCTGAAACCGAGCTTGGCTGGGTTGCTGGAGGGTCAGTGCTAATGAAGAGGAGTGCACAGCGTACACGTGTTTGCCAGTTCAGTCGCCAAGAACAAAAGCATCGACCACTGTCGGCAGCAGAAGCAGCCGCCGAGCAGTCTCACAGGGAGACGCACGCGAGGGATGAACCAGACCGCTTCGAAGTACGATTCCCATTCAACGGCAAAAAGTTTCAACTTGGTGATCCTTACGTTATGGCGATGAAGCATGGCGGATGGCTGGTTTCCTTATCGAAGAATCCGGAGGAGCGCAAACAGAATTACAATGATATGATGGAAGTGAATCTGAATAAAAAGAAGAACATGATTAGTGCAACCGCAAAGGACAGAACAAAAACATACTACAGATCAAGGGAGTGGTTACAAGGATCCGAACATTTGTTGAGCCAGAGGTCTCAACGGGGGGTGAATGTTTACGCGAAATGA